A single region of the Etheostoma cragini isolate CJK2018 chromosome 3, CSU_Ecrag_1.0, whole genome shotgun sequence genome encodes:
- the LOC117942136 gene encoding extracellular calcium-sensing receptor-like, with protein MLGGIFSFHTSWKDRQENYTQKPLPLECTSLNFRDFQFAQAMLFAIEEINNRTDLLPGISLGYKIYDVCGSIAKSVRVALALANGNEISSALTKAPCTRPAQVQAIMGESSSSPCMAVSTVIGPFHIPMISHFATCACLSDKTKYPSFFRTIPSDYYQSRALAQLLKYFGWTWVGAIRTNDEYGNNGMATFTETAQHLGICLEYSVAFFRTDPPEKKQMIIDIIKDSTSKVIVAFLTHVDMDVLIQEFFNHNLTGYQWVGSEGWISDSQIAAVDRHHILDGAIGLSIPKAHVSGMREFMLDVKPLNSSTNEMFLEFWETLFNCKFKQSKSSAGNQRECTGHEDLTGVQNSFTDMSLMPIFYNVYKGVYAVAYALHNILSCNKTCENHVQLDPFTILQHIKKIRFTTKEGEDVYFNENGDPAAKYEIINWQPTEHGIVNFVTVGLYDASLPADKQRNFHNKSVIWAQNSQQVPLSVCSGKCPPGTRKVLQKGKPVCCFDCLRCAEGEISNSADSITCLRCHPEFWSNERRDACVKKEAEFLSYEEIMGALLTAASLFGTCVTAVVAFIFFRYRKTPIVRANNSELSFLLLFSLTLCFLCSLTFIGRPSEWSCMLRHTAFGITFVLCISCVLGKTLVVLMAFRATLPGSNVMKWFGPAQQKLTVVCFTLIQVIICILWLIISPPFPFKNFKDFQNKIILQCALGSAVGFWAVLGYIGFLAILCFILAFLARKLPDNFNEAKFITFSMLIFCAVWITFIPAYVSSPGKFSVAVEIFAILASSFGLLFCIFIPKCYIILLKPGNNTKNNIMGKAATKSF; from the exons ATGTTGGGGGGAATATTCTCTTTCCACACCAGctggaaagacagacaggaaaattacacacaaaaaccactACCACTGGAATGCACCAG TTTGAATTTCAGAGATTTCCAGTTTGCCCAGGCTATGCTCTTTGCCATAGAGGAGATTAATAACAGAACAGACCTACTGCCTGGTATCTCTCTGGGCTATAAGATCTATGATGTCTGTGGCTCCATTGCCAAAAGTGTGAGGGTTGCACTGGCCTTGGCTAATGGTAATGAGATATCATCTGCACTCACCAAGGCACCATGTACTAGACCTGCACAAGTGCAGGCCATAATGGGAGAAAGCTCTTCCTCTCCTTGCATGGCTGTATCTACTGTAATCGGACCCTTTCATATCCCAATG atCAGCCACTTTGCTACTTGTGCTTGTCTCAGTGATAAAACTAAGTACCCATCCTTTTTCAGAACAATACCCAGTGACTATTACCAGAGTAGAGCTTTGGCCCAATTGTTGAAGTACTTTGGTTGGACTTGGGTTGGAGCTATTAGAACAAATGATGAATATGGCAACAATGGCATGGCCACTTTCACAGAAACCGCCCAACATCTGGGCATCTGTCTAGAGTACTCTGTAGCTTTCTTCAGAACAGATCCaccagagaaaaaacaaatgataattGACATTATCAAGGATTCCACTTCCAAGGTGATTGTTGCCTTCCTCACCCACGTGGATATGGATGTGTTAATTCAAGAGTTTTTCAACCACAACCTGACTGGGTACCAGTGGGTAGGCAGTGAGGGTTGGATCTCTGATTCTCAAATTGCAGCCGTGGATAGGCATCACATTCTGGATGGTGCCATAGGCCTGTCCATCCCCAAAGCACATGTCAGTGGAATGAGAGAGTTCATGTTGGATGTGAAGCCGCTCAATTCATCTactaatgaaatgtttttagagTTTTGGGAGACATTATTTAACTGTAAGTTCAAACAGTCCAAATCTTCAGCAGGGAATCAGAGAGAATGTACTGGCCATGAAGATCTGACTGGAGTACAAAACAGCTTCACTGATATGTCGCTCATGCCCATCTTTTACAATGTTTATAAAGGAGTGTATGCTGTGGCCTATGCACTTCATAATATCCTCAGCTGTAACAAAACCTGTGAAAACCATGTGCAGCTAGATCCATTTACG ATTTTACAGCACATAAAAAAGATTAGGTTCACTACAAAGGAAGGAGAGGATGTTTACTTTAATGAGAATGGAGACCCAGCAGCAAAGTATGAAATTATAAACTGGCAGCCAACAGAACATGGCATTGTGAACTTTGTCACAGTTGGTCTGTATGATGCATCTCTACCTGCAGACAAACAGCGGAATTTTCATAATAAGTCTGTAATTTGGGCACAGAACTCACAACAG gtGCCTTTGTCAGTTTGCAGTGGGAAATGTCCTCCAGGAACTCGCAAGGTTCTCCAGAAAGGGAAGCCTGTTTGCTGCTTTGACTGTCTAAGATGTGCAGAGGGAGAAATAAGCAACAGTGCAG attcCATCACCTGTTTGCGATGCCACCCTGAGTTCTGGTCAAATGAGAGAAGAGATGCTTGTGTGAAGAAAGAGGCAGAGTTTCTATCATATGAAGAGATTATGGGAGCGCTGCTCACTGCAGCATCCTTATTTGGAACATGCGTCACTGCTGTTGTGGCATTCATTTTCTTCAGATACAGGAAAACTCCTATTGTCAGGGCCAACAACTCTGAGCTgagcttcctgctgctcttctccttgactctgtgttttctgtgttctcTGACCTTCATAGGCCGGCCCTCTGAGTGGTCCTGCATGCTGCGACACACAGCATTCGGCATCACCTTTGTTCTCTGTATCTCTTGTGTTCTGGGGAAAACTTTAGTGGTGTTAATGGCCTTTAGGGCCACACTTCCCGGTAGTAATGTTATGAAATGGTTTGGGCCCGCACAGCAGAAACTCACTGTTGTGTGTTTCACTCTAATACAAGTTATCATATGTATCCTCTGGTTAATaatttctcctccttttccatTTAAGAATTTTAAGGATTTCCAGAACAAAATCATCTTACAGTGTGCTCTGGGCTCAGCTGTAGGTTTTTGGGCTGTACTTGGGTACATAGGATTTCTGGCCATATTATGTTTCATTCTTGCTTTTCTGGCCCGGAAACTGCCTGATAATTTCAATGAAGCCAAATTTATCACCTTTAGCATGCTGATATTCTGTGCTGTATGGATCACTTTTATCCCAGCATATGTCAGCTCTCCTGGGAAGTTCAGCGTTGCTGTGGAGATATTTGCTATTCTGGCCTCCAGTTTTGGACTGctcttttgtattttcattccaaaatgttatattatcttactgaaacctgggaataatacaaaaaataatataatggGTAAGGCAGCAACAAAGTcattctga